In a genomic window of Candidatus Competibacteraceae bacterium:
- a CDS encoding DUF4902 domain-containing protein, translating into MSDQTDTKACPPASRPTPSEDGYVRLTLQNLLATPLVHLWSGLDQEAPGSLPEGAGVTTISGYTEWISTTEPTLTLGWDWRLEVASAAPLYIRSSAPRSNIMLVDERQRDLGPRETAALLEAAINSLTWKQAIYNHINTRFV; encoded by the coding sequence TTGTCCGATCAGACCGATACCAAGGCGTGCCCGCCCGCATCCCGACCTACCCCGTCCGAAGATGGGTATGTACGGCTGACCTTGCAAAACCTGCTGGCCACTCCGTTGGTGCATTTGTGGTCCGGCCTGGATCAAGAAGCTCCTGGTTCGTTGCCAGAAGGGGCGGGTGTCACCACGATCTCCGGCTATACCGAATGGATCAGCACCACCGAGCCTACCCTCACCCTCGGTTGGGATTGGCGGCTGGAGGTGGCGAGCGCGGCGCCGCTTTACATCCGATCCAGCGCTCCACGCAGTAACATCATGCTCGTCGATGAGCGGCAGCGCGACCTGGGTCCGCGCGAAACCGCCGCCCTGCTGGAAGCCGCTATTAATAGCTTAACATGGAAGCAAGCAATCTATAACCATATAAATACTCGATTTGTGTGA
- a CDS encoding GNAT family N-acetyltransferase, producing the protein MQIVSGISTEFSGDLTAKVARYRYAVFVERLGWNLRTRDGAELDQFDRPDTVYLVAQGDDGRILGCARLLPTVRPYLLGEVFSELLNGLPAPCSPEVWELSRFAAVDFDGRSAATAGIGSSAVAIGLLGEAIRYAATQGAKRLITISPLGVERLLHRAGFHAHRAGPPTIIDGLPFFACWIETLSS; encoded by the coding sequence ATGCAAATCGTATCGGGTATTTCTACAGAATTTTCGGGAGACTTGACTGCGAAGGTGGCTCGATACCGCTATGCGGTTTTCGTCGAGCGACTGGGATGGAATCTCCGAACGCGGGATGGGGCGGAGCTGGATCAGTTCGATCGTCCTGATACTGTCTATTTGGTCGCGCAAGGCGACGACGGTCGTATCTTGGGCTGCGCCAGGCTGCTTCCCACCGTTCGCCCTTACCTTTTGGGGGAAGTGTTCTCCGAACTGCTAAACGGCTTGCCCGCGCCGTGCTCCCCCGAAGTATGGGAGCTGTCTCGGTTCGCGGCGGTGGACTTCGACGGCCGGTCCGCCGCGACGGCAGGCATCGGATCGTCGGCGGTAGCGATCGGCCTGCTCGGGGAGGCGATCCGTTATGCCGCCACTCAGGGCGCCAAACGCTTGATCACCATTTCTCCCCTTGGCGTCGAAAGGTTGCTGCATCGAGCGGGCTTTCATGCACATCGCGCCGGACCGCCGACGATCATCGACGGGCTGCCGTTCTTCGCTTGTTGGATTGAAACACTCTCAAGTTAA
- a CDS encoding acyl carrier protein, whose translation MNQYLRDKIEQRKKILITIKEELIDRLQLQYSIDEIDDDTFLFGSGLSLDSISAADIIVGLQFRFGITLPEEKIFSMRTINTLADFVQARS comes from the coding sequence ATGAATCAATATCTGCGGGATAAAATCGAGCAACGCAAGAAGATTTTAATAACCATCAAAGAGGAATTGATCGATCGGCTTCAATTACAATACAGTATAGACGAAATCGATGATGATACTTTTCTGTTTGGGAGCGGTTTGTCACTGGATTCAATCAGCGCCGCAGATATTATTGTTGGGTTGCAATTTCGATTTGGAATCACCTTGCCGGAAGAAAAAATTTTCTCGATGAGGACCATCAACACCTTGGCCGATTTTGTACAAGCTAGAAGCTAG
- a CDS encoding aminomethyl transferase family protein, which translates to MMNKLSKIAAFYDNNETIGWRDGILIANVHDSLEKDYQKIRKGIALADYTYLGHFRVQGSDALQLIDKLCFSNLRDLPSGCLSPSYVLNEDGSVFCEVLIANCGDFYRILSEGVEPAHVHALFDAELAAADWQASIVDETRSQSFIGLDGPYSWELLKRLSGPGIIGIRHLELASGNQLDGILFTLYRTDKTGEYGYLLQVDIEYVVDLWRQLLEVGRAFEIQPAGYAALDLCKLENRFTNIHREARWATHVLELNTRIAASRKKEDYIGRAAVEKTLHEGIRRRLIGLVLEEDAGNEAPIECGEHLYADGVKIGEVVNRAFSFTLNRWIALAFLEVDYAYVGLNYRLGGQRGGYAVKTVSAPFIFNESLRIRPRQDSYFDKTDRARAEYDAGRIVPLRSANSRHNRFPNVLADRRAYRRTVA; encoded by the coding sequence ATGATGAATAAGCTCAGTAAGATCGCGGCATTTTATGATAATAATGAAACCATCGGCTGGCGGGATGGCATCTTGATCGCCAACGTGCATGATAGCTTGGAAAAGGACTATCAGAAAATACGTAAAGGGATTGCCTTGGCGGATTATACTTATCTGGGCCATTTTAGAGTCCAAGGATCGGATGCTTTGCAGTTGATCGATAAGCTCTGTTTTTCCAATCTGCGGGATCTTCCCAGCGGTTGCCTGAGCCCTTCTTATGTTCTTAATGAAGACGGCAGTGTGTTTTGTGAGGTGCTAATCGCTAATTGCGGAGATTTTTACAGAATTTTAAGCGAAGGCGTCGAACCGGCTCACGTCCATGCGCTGTTCGACGCCGAGCTGGCCGCGGCTGATTGGCAGGCTTCGATCGTTGACGAAACTCGCAGCCAATCCTTTATCGGTCTCGATGGCCCTTACTCATGGGAGCTGCTCAAACGGTTGTCAGGGCCGGGGATCATTGGGATACGCCATCTGGAGCTCGCTTCTGGCAACCAACTGGATGGCATTTTGTTCACGTTATACCGTACTGATAAGACGGGTGAGTACGGCTATCTGCTACAAGTCGATATCGAGTACGTGGTCGATCTGTGGCGACAGCTTTTAGAAGTCGGCCGAGCTTTTGAGATACAGCCCGCCGGCTACGCCGCTCTCGATTTATGCAAGCTGGAAAACCGCTTCACCAACATCCATCGTGAAGCACGGTGGGCGACGCATGTTCTGGAACTCAATACCCGGATCGCGGCGAGCCGCAAAAAGGAAGACTATATCGGTCGGGCAGCCGTCGAGAAAACGCTTCATGAAGGCATCCGGCGGCGTCTGATTGGGCTAGTCTTGGAAGAAGACGCGGGCAATGAGGCGCCCATCGAGTGCGGGGAGCACCTCTATGCCGATGGCGTCAAAATTGGAGAGGTTGTCAACCGCGCTTTCTCTTTTACTTTGAATCGCTGGATTGCATTGGCTTTTCTGGAGGTCGATTACGCTTATGTCGGGTTAAATTACCGCCTTGGCGGCCAGCGTGGCGGTTATGCGGTGAAGACCGTTTCGGCTCCATTCATTTTCAATGAAAGCCTGCGCATTCGTCCCCGGCAAGACAGCTACTTTGATAAAACGGATCGCGCGAGGGCCGAATACGACGCCGGTCGCATTGTCCCGCTCCGCTCCGCCAATTCCCGTCATAACCGCTTTCCAAACGTGCTGGCGGATCGGCGCGCCTACCGGCGGACGGTTGCCTGA
- a CDS encoding SDR family oxidoreductase produces the protein MLSDDADVRAVLIHGAGTSIGLAVGREFVRRGTIVALYDAARPAQTAAIVRELSAEGSALDLSERPLDEGDVELNLAGIAERCGRLDALVNLFVPSGETGVADLQSYALKLYQRDLAAAAIIALYNNNGMIVNQFLLASSFADTELGHCVAAARGAIAGMTRTLGIRHARLGVRVTGLLVGLLDAPEIKLLASERVLASTTPLQRWAEPVDVAKCLAFLVLDSGYITGQLWVMDGGLTAGGNGF, from the coding sequence ATGCTAAGCGACGATGCCGATGTCCGGGCGGTTCTGATCCACGGCGCTGGAACCAGCATCGGGCTGGCGGTGGGACGGGAATTCGTCCGTCGCGGGACGATCGTCGCTCTCTACGACGCCGCTCGACCCGCGCAGACTGCGGCTATCGTGCGGGAGCTATCGGCCGAGGGCAGCGCGCTCGATCTGAGCGAGCGGCCATTGGATGAAGGCGATGTCGAACTCAATCTGGCCGGAATCGCCGAGCGCTGCGGCCGGCTGGATGCCCTGGTGAACCTGTTCGTTCCGAGTGGGGAAACCGGCGTGGCCGACCTCCAGTCTTATGCCTTGAAGCTGTATCAGCGCGACCTAGCCGCCGCGGCCATCATCGCTCTCTATAATAATAACGGAATGATCGTCAATCAGTTTTTGTTGGCCTCTTCGTTCGCCGATACCGAACTGGGGCATTGCGTGGCGGCCGCGCGCGGCGCGATCGCCGGGATGACGCGCACCCTGGGTATCCGCCACGCCCGATTGGGGGTGCGGGTCACCGGGTTGTTGGTCGGATTGCTGGACGCCCCCGAGATCAAGCTGTTGGCCAGCGAGCGCGTCCTGGCCTCCACCACGCCCTTGCAGCGCTGGGCGGAACCGGTCGATGTGGCCAAGTGCCTCGCGTTTCTGGTCTTGGACAGCGGTTATATCACCGGCCAACTGTGGGTCATGGACGGTGGGTTGACCGCCGGTGGCAACGGATTTTGA
- a CDS encoding 3-oxoacyl-ACP reductase FabG — protein MATLDRRIAVVTGGSRGLGRAVVLELARRGAYVVINYRRREQEARDTLEQLRSDGGEGSVYQADVTDPRQVQRMFQEVFGRHRRLDILVNNAGILRDAYFLLMSASDWWEVLDVDLNGVFHCSKAAVRIMAGHRSGVIINIGSGLVAQLGQVNHNAAKQGLVGFSRALAREVGPKGIRVMHVAPGFFKTEMSEALNKSMIDATFQLTPLERWGEPRELAALVGFLASDDARCFSGQTIAIDGGRGAVEAEYGL, from the coding sequence ATGGCTACTCTCGACAGGCGAATTGCGGTGGTGACCGGCGGTTCCCGCGGCTTGGGCCGCGCCGTGGTGTTAGAGCTGGCGCGGCGCGGCGCTTATGTGGTGATCAACTACCGGCGGCGCGAGCAAGAAGCCCGTGACACCCTGGAGCAATTGCGAAGCGACGGCGGCGAGGGTTCTGTCTATCAGGCGGATGTGACCGATCCGCGGCAAGTACAGCGGATGTTTCAAGAGGTATTTGGACGGCACCGGCGCTTGGATATTCTGGTCAATAATGCTGGCATCCTCCGCGACGCTTATTTTTTGCTGATGAGCGCCAGCGATTGGTGGGAAGTGCTGGATGTCGACTTGAACGGCGTGTTCCATTGTAGCAAGGCGGCAGTCCGCATCATGGCCGGCCACCGCAGCGGCGTGATCATCAACATCGGTTCCGGGTTGGTCGCCCAACTGGGACAAGTCAATCACAACGCGGCAAAGCAGGGGTTAGTCGGTTTTTCCCGCGCCTTGGCCCGAGAGGTAGGGCCAAAAGGCATCCGGGTCATGCATGTCGCGCCGGGTTTTTTCAAAACCGAAATGTCCGAAGCCCTTAACAAATCAATGATCGACGCCACCTTTCAGCTAACGCCGCTGGAACGCTGGGGGGAACCGCGCGAACTCGCCGCGCTGGTAGGGTTTTTGGCCAGCGACGACGCGCGCTGTTTCAGCGGCCAGACTATCGCGATCGATGGCGGGCGCGGCGCGGTCGAAGCGGAATATGGGTTGTAG
- a CDS encoding YebC/PmpR family DNA-binding transcriptional regulator, producing the protein MAGHSKWANIQHRKNAQDAKRGKLFTRLIRELTVASRMGGGDPGTNPRLRLVMDKALAANMPRDTIDRAIKRGTGSLEGVEYEEIRYEGYGPGGVAVLVDAMTDNRNRTVAEVRHAFSKCGGNLGTSGSVAFQFSEQGVLSYPAGCDEDRIMEIAIEAGADDVVSYDDGSVDVLTAPAAFSPIKEAMVAAGLEPESAEVTQRAASNTTLGFEDAQKMVKLLEMLEDLDDTQNVYSNADIPDDILAKL; encoded by the coding sequence ATGGCAGGACACAGTAAATGGGCGAACATCCAGCATCGGAAGAACGCTCAGGACGCCAAGCGCGGCAAACTGTTCACGCGGCTGATTCGGGAACTCACCGTGGCCTCGCGCATGGGCGGCGGCGATCCCGGCACCAATCCCCGCCTGCGGTTGGTGATGGACAAGGCGCTGGCCGCCAACATGCCGCGCGATACCATCGATCGCGCCATCAAGCGGGGCACCGGTTCGCTGGAAGGGGTCGAATACGAGGAAATCCGCTACGAAGGTTACGGTCCGGGCGGGGTGGCGGTGCTGGTGGACGCCATGACCGACAACCGCAATCGGACGGTGGCGGAAGTCCGCCACGCATTCAGCAAGTGCGGCGGCAATCTCGGCACCAGCGGTTCGGTGGCCTTTCAGTTCAGCGAACAGGGCGTGCTGAGCTATCCGGCCGGCTGCGACGAAGACCGCATCATGGAAATCGCCATCGAGGCCGGGGCCGACGATGTAGTGAGCTATGACGACGGCTCGGTGGATGTGCTGACCGCGCCGGCCGCGTTTTCCCCGATCAAGGAGGCGATGGTCGCCGCCGGTTTGGAACCGGAAAGCGCCGAAGTGACCCAGCGGGCCGCCTCCAATACCACCCTGGGCTTCGAAGATGCTCAGAAAATGGTTAAGTTGCTAGAAATGCTGGAAGATTTGGACGATACCCAGAACGTGTATTCCAACGCCGACATCCCCGACGACATCCTGGCGAAACTTTGA
- the ruvC gene encoding crossover junction endodeoxyribonuclease RuvC, translating to MGIDPGSRITGYGIIDWDGPRSRHVASGCIQTASDRPVPERLKTIYEAVAAIIQAHRPMEVAVEQVFMHRNPDSALKLGQARGAALCAVVMAELPVSEYAPRAIKQAVVGGGAADKLQVQHMVRLLLNLPDAPQADAADALAVAICHAHIRQTQQRLGAAIALAGRRR from the coding sequence ATGGGCATCGATCCCGGTTCGCGAATCACCGGTTACGGCATCATCGATTGGGATGGACCGCGCAGTCGCCATGTCGCCAGCGGCTGCATTCAGACCGCCAGCGACCGGCCGGTCCCCGAGCGCCTGAAAACCATTTATGAAGCCGTGGCCGCCATCATCCAAGCGCATCGACCCATGGAAGTGGCCGTCGAGCAAGTGTTCATGCACCGCAATCCCGATTCGGCGCTCAAGCTCGGTCAAGCGCGCGGCGCGGCGCTGTGCGCGGTGGTGATGGCCGAACTACCGGTCAGCGAATACGCGCCGCGCGCCATCAAGCAGGCGGTGGTCGGCGGCGGCGCGGCCGACAAGCTCCAGGTCCAACACATGGTCCGCTTGCTGCTGAATTTGCCTGACGCGCCGCAGGCCGACGCCGCCGACGCGCTGGCGGTGGCGATCTGCCACGCGCACATCCGACAGACCCAGCAACGCCTGGGCGCGGCTATCGCGCTGGCCGGGCGGCGGCGATGA
- the ruvA gene encoding Holliday junction branch migration protein RuvA, whose product MIGRLRGLLAWKQPPYLLIDAHGVGYELEASLTTFQTLPEVGAEVVLFTHLAVREDAHTLYGFASTDERALFRNLIKATGIGPRLALLILSGMSVDLFVRCVREGDTLSLTRLPGIGKKTAERLIIEMRDRIGELALNPMAVTAMGGRVPRTETSPTEDAISALVALGYKLPEASRMVQAIEADGLSSETIIRQALQASVRR is encoded by the coding sequence ATGATCGGACGTTTGCGCGGGCTGCTGGCCTGGAAGCAGCCCCCTTATCTGCTGATCGACGCGCACGGGGTCGGTTACGAGCTGGAGGCGTCGCTGACCACTTTTCAAACCTTGCCGGAGGTGGGCGCGGAGGTCGTGCTGTTTACCCATCTGGCGGTGCGAGAAGATGCCCACACCCTGTACGGTTTCGCCAGCACCGACGAACGCGCGCTGTTTCGCAATCTGATCAAGGCGACCGGCATCGGCCCACGGCTGGCGCTGTTGATTCTGTCCGGGATGAGCGTGGATCTGTTCGTACGCTGCGTGCGTGAGGGCGATACGTTGTCGCTGACCCGCTTGCCGGGCATCGGCAAGAAAACCGCCGAACGCCTGATCATCGAAATGCGGGACCGTATCGGCGAGCTGGCGTTGAACCCGATGGCGGTCACAGCGATGGGTGGGCGGGTTCCCAGGACAGAGACCAGCCCCACGGAGGACGCGATCAGCGCTTTGGTGGCGCTGGGCTACAAGCTGCCGGAAGCTTCGCGCATGGTGCAAGCGATCGAAGCGGATGGCTTGAGCAGCGAGACGATCATCCGCCAAGCCTTGCAAGCCAGCGTGCGGCGTTGA
- the ruvB gene encoding Holliday junction branch migration DNA helicase RuvB produces the protein MTSSTASERLISPAASGEDATLDRAVRPKRLAEYIGQQAMREQLEIFIQAARARGEALDHVLLFGPPGLGKTTLAHIVAAEMGVNLRQTSGPVIERPGDLAALLTNLEPRDVLFIDEIHRLSPVVEEVLYPALEDYQIDIMIGEGPAARSIKLDLPPFTLVGATTRAGLLTSPLRDRFGIVHRLEFYTPEELTEIVARSARILAIETDYPDGASEIGRRSRGTPRIANRLLRRVRDFAQVRAGGRITVEVARLALDLLKVDERGFDEQDRRLLWLMIDKFGGGPVGLDTLAAALGEERGTIEDVLEPFLIQQGFLMRTPRGRVATAHAYRHFGLTPIGNPAASGDLFGAAP, from the coding sequence ATGACTTCATCGACTGCATCGGAACGCCTGATTTCGCCAGCCGCCAGCGGGGAAGACGCCACGCTGGATCGCGCCGTCCGCCCCAAGCGGCTGGCGGAATACATCGGCCAGCAGGCGATGCGGGAACAACTGGAAATTTTCATCCAAGCGGCGCGGGCGCGCGGCGAGGCGCTGGATCACGTTTTGCTGTTCGGACCGCCAGGGCTGGGCAAGACCACGCTGGCCCACATTGTCGCCGCCGAGATGGGGGTCAATTTGCGCCAGACGTCGGGGCCGGTGATCGAGCGGCCCGGCGATCTGGCCGCGTTGCTGACCAATTTGGAACCGCGCGATGTGTTGTTCATCGACGAGATTCACCGGCTGAGTCCGGTGGTGGAGGAAGTGCTGTATCCGGCGCTGGAGGATTATCAGATCGACATCATGATCGGCGAGGGGCCGGCGGCGCGGTCGATCAAACTGGATTTACCGCCGTTCACGCTGGTCGGCGCCACCACGCGGGCCGGATTGTTGACTTCGCCGCTGCGCGACCGCTTCGGCATTGTCCACCGGCTGGAGTTTTACACGCCGGAAGAACTGACCGAGATCGTGGCCCGCTCGGCGCGGATTTTGGCTATCGAGACCGATTATCCCGACGGCGCGAGCGAAATCGGCCGGCGTTCGCGCGGCACGCCCCGCATTGCCAATCGCTTGTTGCGGCGGGTGCGGGATTTCGCGCAGGTGCGGGCGGGCGGGCGAATCACCGTGGAGGTGGCGCGACTGGCGCTCGACTTGTTGAAAGTGGACGAGCGCGGTTTCGACGAGCAGGACCGCCGGCTGCTGTGGTTGATGATCGACAAGTTCGGCGGCGGGCCGGTGGGCTTGGATACGCTGGCGGCGGCGCTCGGTGAGGAACGCGGTACCATTGAGGACGTGCTGGAGCCGTTTCTGATCCAACAGGGCTTTCTGATGCGCACCCCGCGCGGTCGGGTGGCGACGGCGCACGCCTATCGCCATTTCGGCCTGACCCCGATCGGCAATCCGGCGGCCAGCGGTGATTTGTTCGGCGCCGCGCCGTAG
- the ybgC gene encoding tol-pal system-associated acyl-CoA thioesterase encodes MFVWPVRVYYEDTDSGGVVYYANYLKFMERARTEWLRARGLEQDALLREQRVMFAVRSLTVDYHRPARFNDLLVVHSRIVEERGASFLFEQTIQRDASADILCGARVRVACIDAETFRARRIPRHLRETRGDCR; translated from the coding sequence ATGTTTGTCTGGCCCGTTCGGGTTTATTACGAAGACACCGACAGCGGCGGTGTCGTTTATTATGCCAATTACCTAAAATTCATGGAGCGCGCCCGCACCGAATGGCTGCGCGCGCGCGGCTTGGAACAGGATGCGTTGCTCCGGGAGCAGCGGGTGATGTTTGCGGTGCGATCCTTGACCGTGGACTATCATCGGCCGGCTCGTTTCAACGATCTGCTGGTGGTGCACAGCCGGATTGTGGAAGAGCGGGGGGCCAGTTTTCTGTTCGAGCAAACCATCCAGCGCGACGCCTCCGCCGACATCTTGTGTGGCGCGCGGGTCAGAGTCGCTTGTATCGATGCCGAGACTTTCCGGGCGCGCCGGATTCCCCGGCACTTGAGGGAGACGAGGGGGGATTGTAGGTGA
- the tolQ gene encoding protein TolQ, translating to MTHDLSFWSLITNASLIVQLIMLLLVLVSLGSWWVIVKKGLVLESAKRAADQFEDDFWSGTDLATLYARVNRQKEVVWGMEAIFLAGFQEFLRLRSQPNVDPESVVSGAQRAMRAAGSRELDELEMYLSLLATTGSTSPYIGLFGTVWGIMNAFRALGLAQQATLAQVAPGIAEALIATAMGLFAAIPAVIFYNRYAHEVDRLANRYETFMEEFSNILQRQSYNLRKNHSDAARAAAQQS from the coding sequence GTGACCCATGATTTATCGTTTTGGAGTTTGATCACCAACGCCAGCTTGATCGTCCAGTTGATCATGCTGCTGTTGGTGCTGGTTTCCTTGGGCTCGTGGTGGGTGATCGTCAAGAAGGGCTTGGTCCTGGAATCCGCGAAGCGGGCGGCGGATCAGTTCGAAGACGATTTCTGGTCGGGGACCGATCTGGCGACCCTGTACGCCCGCGTCAACCGCCAAAAAGAGGTGGTGTGGGGCATGGAGGCCATTTTTTTGGCTGGATTTCAAGAGTTTCTGCGCCTGCGCTCGCAGCCGAACGTAGACCCGGAATCGGTGGTCAGCGGTGCCCAGCGGGCGATGCGAGCCGCCGGTTCGCGCGAGCTTGACGAGTTGGAGATGTATCTGTCGCTGTTGGCGACCACGGGGTCCACCAGCCCCTATATCGGCTTGTTCGGGACGGTCTGGGGCATCATGAACGCCTTTCGGGCGCTGGGATTGGCGCAGCAAGCCACGCTGGCGCAGGTGGCGCCGGGCATCGCCGAAGCCTTGATCGCGACCGCGATGGGCTTGTTCGCGGCGATTCCGGCGGTGATTTTCTACAACCGCTACGCCCATGAGGTGGATCGGCTGGCCAACCGCTACGAAACCTTCATGGAGGAGTTCTCCAATATCCTCCAGCGCCAGTCCTACAATTTGCGCAAAAACCACTCCGACGCCGCCCGCGCCGCGGCTCAGCAGAGCTGA
- the tolR gene encoding protein TolR: MARRSSHGRLKAEINIVPYIDVMLVLLVIFMVTAPLLNQGVEVDLPKAAAEKIDTKDKDTEVLVLSVQKGGSCYFNIGSEKAQTVNCANLEPRLASIRERLSQKPQPPVLVRADRELKYEDVIKAMTVLREAGAAKVGLSTAPPNEPPVRP, translated from the coding sequence ATGGCCCGCCGTAGCTCGCACGGCCGCTTGAAGGCGGAAATCAATATCGTCCCGTACATCGACGTGATGTTGGTGTTGCTGGTTATTTTCATGGTCACCGCCCCCCTGCTCAACCAGGGCGTCGAAGTGGACTTGCCCAAGGCGGCCGCCGAGAAGATCGACACCAAGGATAAAGATACCGAGGTGCTGGTGTTGTCGGTGCAGAAGGGGGGGAGCTGCTATTTCAACATCGGCTCGGAAAAAGCCCAGACGGTGAATTGCGCGAATCTGGAACCCCGCCTCGCCAGCATCCGCGAGCGCCTGAGCCAGAAGCCGCAACCTCCGGTGCTGGTCCGCGCGGACCGCGAGCTGAAATACGAAGATGTCATCAAAGCGATGACGGTTTTACGGGAAGCAGGCGCCGCCAAGGTCGGCTTGTCGACGGCGCCACCGAACGAGCCGCCGGTTCGGCCCTAG